Genomic DNA from Eleutherodactylus coqui strain aEleCoq1 chromosome 8, aEleCoq1.hap1, whole genome shotgun sequence:
tcgcagaaacattgacaccaggaggcaggtcTTTAATTACCACCTCACACGTGCCCGGCGTTATGTGGAATGTGCATTTGGTATTCTCGCTAATCGTTGGCGAGTGTTACTAAGTACCATTCAGCTGGCTCCTTACAACGTGTCAGCGGTAATTAGGGCCTGTGTGGTTCTACATAATTTCTGCCGGCAACATGATACAGTTTTGAATGTTCCGCAGCCTTTACCCACAGCTTTTGGGGGCGAAGTTTTGGAGGAGGCTGTGCAGCATGGTAGGCCAGAACAATCGGCTGTCCTAGTCAGGGACCTCTTCACGGAGTATTTCCTATCTCCACAGGGAGCACTTGCGTGGCAGTTGGAACATGCTCTAGGAAGGCGATGAGCTGGTTTCTCaagattgtatatatattttttttaagctggctgtgtcccttttttttttttaggtaggtgATTATTAGCACATTCtcttagttagggactcgcaagtaaTGAGGATCCTTGACGCGGATTGCGAGCTTGGACTAACTTGCCCACCTTCAGCTCCATATAGGAAAGGGCCTTTCCAAATTTGGCACGCTTTTAAAACAGTTCGCTGAAGTAGGGCAATGTAGTAAACTAATACCTCGTTTGGGGCCCTTAGCCAAGGGAACCCGTAAACGGATTTTTGTGTTTTCATTTgttgagttgggggggggggggggtgttcctgTACAGAATAGAGACTACAaacacctaagggctcagtcacaggggtgCATCGTGACCCGCACCCCGGCGCCAATGCGGCGGTGTGACTCAGCCCGTTAACTGTGTGTTTTCTCTAACTCTAGTCACATGTCCCACTGTGTGAAATGTGTTTGAAATGAGTATTGAGGGTTGAAATGCTGGCCGCAACATGCAAGACAAACCACTCAATGCAGCCTGTAACAATGGATCTCTGCTGGACCCTTGGTAGCGTCCAAGAGAAGTGATAAAACCTAACGCAAGAGTTCCAAGTTAGAGGCCTGAGTTGCCTACGAGCATACTATGTGTGTTTATTAGTCTTAAATCTTGATTACCTTGTGCATGTGACAAATAACATTTAttattaaagaaagaaaaacacatggtggtttgtatttttttatgctaaactctttttaatttgtaaaaaaatgctttttagcCAACATGGCTTACATAGCTTTAAGTGGGGCtgagccaacatggctcaaaaTTTCTGGGACGTCGTAAACACGGCTGGAAAGATGATGGACCAGCAGGCAGGATGGGCAACCACGGACCCTTCGGCACCCCTACAAACAGCTTCAGATTTGCGAACGGTCCGAGGGCGATGGTGTGGTTTGGGACTGTGGGGAGCTTGCTTGGCGGGGGAGCGACCTCGTTTCCATTGTCGGCAAGTGATGCactccccactgatggaggttggcCAGCCTTTCCCGGACTCCGATTTTCTGCAGCGTGGCCTAGACGATCTGCAGGTGGCATAGACTGATCTCCTGGAAGTACCAGGCCACCCTCTCATCTGGGGGGACATCTCTCCACGCTGTGACAAAAGAGAAAGAGAAGCGATCAGGCATGTGTAAATGTGTTGCTTTGGCTCAGAGTCTGTGTGCACATTTGATGTAGCCTATTCAGGAGAATGTGTGTACTACAAAAAGAGGGCGAAAAATGTGATCAGGATGTTAGTGTGTGTAGGCCCACGTGTGTCATCCTTACCTGTCACAGGGCGGCCAGGGTCCATGCTGGGGCGCTCCACCTCCACCAGTGGCTGTGGGGACATCAGGGAAGGCAGGCTCCATGGTGACCCCTCTGCTGATGTTTCTGATGCAGGGGGTTCTGGAGCTgaccatgggaaaaaaaaaccagttttgaTTAGATTTGGAGGGTACAtcaaagggtgactacccacaccATATTTCTCGCGCACAGCCAATGTTGCACAATTGTGTCATTGgcaggggcctatgggacttgtaatgttacaaTGGAGTTAGTGCAAAATCGTTATGTAGCGCGATCTTGAGTTTTACCCGCCTTGCCATTTTAATGTGACACTTCACATAGCCCCCTGCAGAAAATAAACCAGTTAATGTTGCATTTTTTAGCAAAAGTGTGTGTGTATTCACCCAAAATCTGAGTTACATGTCACCCATACTTGCAAAGTTTTTTTAGGGCTAACACGATTGACAATGAGACTTTTCATGTTAGCAAAATGGAATGGACGCCCCAGCGTTGTTGTGGCATAGCGttgtaaacattagaaagtcccattgacaatcacgtgaggTCTTGGTCACAATAGTATTTTTGTGTCCGATCTGCACCAGCGCTGCCCATATGCAGATCTCTAGAcccaatgcattccaatgggagcgggcacatgtaatttttttacaccgAGGTGCAAAACATAagaggacacaacgatttgcagaatGCGCCTATCTGCATTTGGCAaagccttgtgttctatatatgcgctcaatgtggCCGATGCCAgccacattgagaacatatactaaagatcgttctactctgccacagctgtaacagctgtggcagagaagaacaatgttttgcctttgaattctatggagccggcaatacagtcggctccattgaaagcaatggactgccggcaagcgCATAAAGACTTTTCGGGTAAGGGTGTTAactaaaagcccttccctgaaaaacctccCGCAAATGTGtagcattttgggggaaaaaaaggatacaAACCTTTTTCAGGCTGGCAGAGTTCCGCCGCGTCTtggcagcagcccattgctttcaatggaggcgactccattgaattcgatgggcaaacatcgttcttctccgccacagctgttacagcagtggcaacGTGAACAGCTCCCTTGATTTGGTCCCTTTTGCAGAAATTGCAGCTAGGTGCCGATATTTCAGCAAAGCGGCGACccctcacgtgatttgcggatacgCATCCCTAATGCGAACAACCAATTGCATTCAAATAAACCTTCACGCATTTGCAAGTGTGTGCGAGCCGTATTTTGGTGGTCAAGTGAGAGCTGATAAAAGTAGCACAGAACATTTATTTCACTTACCGACTGCCTCCTCCTGACTGGCTTCTGGTGAAGGTGGAGGTGTAGCCTCGCGGGCTGGAGAGGGCTGTTGCTCCTCGCCCGAATCCGCCCTGTGACTGGGTGTTGCATCTGTGGTGACAGTAACACAAACACTTGTTAATGTTGGGAACAAGTGAGAACAACTCGGATTATAATGACATCAGGAAcattaaaataacatttaaaggcATTCTAGAGCTATAAGCAACGCATCCTTAACAACTTTCCTACCCATGACGTCACGGTACCTCCTGGTAgaggggtacttcctgcaacatgaGGTACCGCTACGTCATTGGGATATTGCAAGATCATGACTGAACTAGCGCTAGCCCGCAtcgggagacggctgtcagtcatagccggcgccccaatgcaacagcgggggtgcattagccccttccctccccaggatgTACCGATacatcatcgggatagcgcgagatcattacTGACCTTGCGCTATctcgcagcaggagccggctgtcagtcacagccggcgtcccgctgcaacagcgggggagcatcggagatgcaccccctgctgttaaccccttccctgccacgatctaaatAGATCGCGTCAGGGAAAGAGTTCATAGAGGGAGCACGCCccatctgtgtctccggccggctctcgcatcctgtattgcctatgcctatgatcgctgtataagcgataaggcatggccatgccttatcacagcgatcataggcacagtgctgcaaataGTGTAAACACAAgaatgtccaaaaaaaaaaaaaaaaaaaagcgcatcaAAACCTttatttatgctttttctaatattagcctaaaaaaaaaagggaacaacaAATTAAaagcccacatattgggtattgacgcgtctgttacaacgtgtacaaaaagttgaatccGCTtcttattttgtacaacaaaaagcggtaaaaaaaaccctaaaaaacagagGAAAAATGCTCAATTTTAGCATTtgccctcccaaaaaatgcaataaaagtgatcaacaaAGCCGGACATTCCCCAAGATAGTACGAATAAAAACGACAGCTCGTCtcgccaaaaataagccctcagagagctccgtacataaaaaaattaaaaagttacaggactttgaatgcagctataagAGAAAAAACAAATTTTTCCCAAAAATACAAGATGTATGtataggcttgagaaaggtgcttgtcGCACCGAAACACGTTGCCTACCTGTAACTTTATTTCATaaataaaattggaaaaaccaacTTGCCTGCTGCAAATACCatccgtgatcgagaggatctagaggagtcagcacttagagggggcttcttgtccaatacacccccctcctcccgagtaagtgccattctatttGTTACCTATTCCGTCTCTCGCAGAACggactttttttttcactctatTACATTTAGTTGCATTTCCCACGAGcgcagacttttttttacttaaaacttGCTGTTTATTATTGGTGAGATAACATCGCGGCAAAATTGTACGGTGCAGCACAGCGGTATTGCTGCCATTTTCTCTGTGCAATGGGTTCGGCAACGTGTTAATCAGCCCTTATTATCGTTAAAAAGGAGTGAAAAAACAATGCACAAATGTGTGAAAAGAATAAATTTATTGTATCTACAAAGCAAACAAACGGGTTTCGTCACCCAAATCATAATAAACCAAACTAATAGTACCGCCGCCGCTTGGGAGGCCGTCCGCGGTGGGCACGCCAGCCCCGACGCCTGGGTGTCACTGCGGGAAAGACGGGACGCTCCTCCTCCTCGGAGGGGGAGCCTGCAGGACGGCTGCTGgtacttgtgtgtgtgtgtgtgtggggggggggggggggggggggggggcgcacgtgGCCCGGTGCCCTCTGGAGTGGTCTTGTGCTCCTGGGCGGGTCTGCCCGAGCCCTCTCCAGGTACGCCCAGATCCTCTGCAGCTGCCCACTGACCTTCAGCCATGTCTCGTCTGATGAGGCACTTACGGAACCATCCTCGGACGTCCGTCCCCCCACATTCTTGGATCTCCTACGGACAAAAGGGAGGAGACTATTTAGTAAGAATACGGCTGGAACAGTTGCCACAACATCAAAGCTCACATTTGTTTTTGCTAGTTCACCACAAATGCTAAATACTATGTGAAAGTAACAGTTCAATGATTAATGAAGCTCCTACAAAATATAGCGCAATATGATATCATTTTTGTGGCTGCAGACAAGGCATGGAGGACAAACCAATAATTTCGAATGACATTTATAAACACATGCAACCATAAGGTTATGACGGTTCTAAAGAAGCTTATAGATGTAGGCCACATCaccaatttggggggggggggggggggggttattccaGGAAACGTACCGTGGTAGCTGCATGGTTGGCAGGAGGAATCTGAGCGCACCAGCATACTTATAGGAGGGGGCCCTCCTCCAAACGCCTTTGCAGGCTCCTACGAAATGCATCTCTGATAGGCCGCCACTTGGTCATGACAGAGCTGACTGCAAACAGAAATTAACAGTGTAAATAACAGTAACGTTTATGGCACATTGACAATTCATTTGCCTATTGCATGCGAGTCAGGCCACTAATTACCACTACACACACTTTTAAGGACACACCCAAGGGacccaaacattaaccctttcctaacCTATTGGTATACTGGTTTTTCAAGGGAACAAACTATGTGTGCTATAGTACAATGGCACAATATGCTGCCATgattcagtactgcatgaggtgacacattggataggcaacgacagcagagaggctgccaatatacagtaacaCCCCGCTGGACGTCTTCCTACATAGGagatgtatagccttcaatcttaTTGTCTGTAGACAGCAGACAGTGGATAGGAAACAGTTAAAGACACTGAATACCCTCAAACAACGACTAAACAGTGTAACGATTTTTCGTTCAACGAATTTGCGCACCAACTGAGCGAGCCTTAAGACATTTCGCTTTCTATGATCATTGGAGAATCTCAAGTTTACTCACTGTTAGTCTGTTTTGTTTCTTCACTCAAACTCCTCCAGCTGCGGCCAAAAAGGTCGCGGGTGACCGCGCGCCACATAAGATGTTTACCGGTGCGCGGGTCCCATAGGGCTGGGTATTGCCGCACAAGTGTGATCAATGTTCTTTTGTCCATGCCCACATAAATATCAGCCGTACAACCCCCACGGCATCAGCTGATTTATATAAGGGGTAGAGGCGGGGAACATTTACGAATAATTAATCGCTAACAGTTGAGGATACTTTGAATGACAGATCTTTTGGCGAATGCTATCGCTTGCATTTACATATTCATGGTCAATGGGGAGCGTCTTCATcaggtgtgaaacacctgaatccTGTCCAAACATTATTACAGACGAGGGCAGCATTCTGCAGGCGATGTGCCATTCTCCTGTGAAATGGAAGTATGTCTTTAAACCGTTATTATGTGTATTTCTGCGGGGTACATGTGTTTTGGCTGTGGCAAAAGGGACTAAGTAGCATTTGTCATTAGCACACTAGCAACTTACTTACACCCTGTAGTGCGCTGCTGCATTATAACTGCTCTGGTTTTCGCCCAAGTTCAGAcaaagccccctcccccccacacacacacaaaccaatAAGGATTGCTGACTAGTTATGTTCTATTGTGCGGTAAAGGAGAGTAGCGAAAATGTTGCTCtttcagggctcccacccactggtgatattttttcctttgcgttttttctcaagagcaattaggatagaatgtgttcctgtccacttgcgttttttttttccactccgttgcaatttttaacataggaactgtcagttgcatatgtgtccttatttttctcttaatgcacccatgaatgtcaatggaaattaacggtaAAGCCGCGAAAATTACGCGAAAACGCCGCAGAAACCGAGCGAAAATCGCGCGCCAGTGGGTTGGCGCCCTTAAAAATGACACATTGTAAAGCATGGATAAGATGTTGCCTCCATATTACGagcaccttgtcagcctttgccatttcattcaagttcgCACATCCTAGAATACTATACACTCACCAGATGACGGTAGTACAGTGCGGCGTGTtcgccagcgaaaaaacgcagctagctgcagtaaattattttggtgcgcacattaaacgcagaacgcagataggcgcgatctgcgaatcgtcgtgtcctataatttttcgcatatccgcataaaaagcggacatgtgaccgataccatagcgaaccattagttctatatatgcgcgaatcgcgtGCGCaattcgcgcgaaaaaacgcccgtctgactaaggccttatacagtattacctcaggtctcctctgtattatacagtattacctcaggtctcccctgtattatacagtattacctcaggtctcccctgtattatacagtattacctcaggtctcccctgtattatacagtattacctcaggtctcccctgtattatacagtattacctcaggtctcccctgtattgtacattattacctcaggtctcctcagtattatacagtattaccacaggtctcccctgtattgtacagtattacctcaggtctcctcagtattatacagtattacctcaggtctcccctgtattatacagtattacctcaggtctcctctgtattatacagtattacctcaggtcccccctgtattatacagtattacctcaggtctcccctgtattatacagtattacctcaggtctcctcataattatacagtattacctcaggtctcccctgtattatacagtattacctcaggtctcctctgtattatgcagtattacctcaggtctcctctgtattatacagtattacctcaggtcccccctgtattatacagtattacctcaggtcccccctgtattatacagtattacctcaggtcccccctgtattatacagtattacctcaggtctcccctgtattatacagtattacctcaggtctcctctgtattatgcagtattacctcaggtctcctctgtattatacagtattacctcaggtcccccctgtattatacagtattacctcaggtcttccctgtattatacattattacctcaggtctcccctatattatacagtattacctcaggtcGCCCCCGTATTGtacagtattacctcaggtcttccctgtattatacagtattacctcaggtctcctcagaattatacagtattacctcaggtctcctcAGTATTATACATTATTACCACAGGTCTCCCCTATATTATacattattacctcaggtctcccctCTATTGTacattattacctcaggtctcctcCGTATTATACATTATTTCCTCAGGTCTCCTCCGTATTATacattattacctcaggtctcctccgtattatacattattacctcaggtctcccctgtattgtacattattacctcaggtctcctctgtattatacagtattacctcaggtctcccctgtattatacattattacctcaggtctcctctgtattatacattattacctcaggtctcccctgtattatacattattacctcaggtctcccctgtattatacattattacctcaggtctcctcagtattatacattattacctcaggtctcctcagtattatacagtattacctcaggtctcccctgtatcgtacagtattacctcaggtctcccctgtattgtacattattacctcaggtctcctctgtattatacagtattacctcaggtctcccctgtattatacattattacctcaggtctcctctgtattatacattattacctcaggtctcctcagtattatacattattacctcaggtctcctcagtattatacagtattacctcaggtctcccctgtattatacagtattacctcagttctcccctgtattatacagtattacctcaggtctccaCTATATTGtacagtattacctcaggtcgcgcttgtattatacagtattatctcaggtctcccctgtattatacagtattacctcaggtctcctcAATATTATACACTTACCTCAGGTCtcccctgtattatacagtattacctcaggtctcctcagtattatacagtattatcTCAGGTCTccgctgtattatacagtattacatcAGGTCTccgctgtattatacagtattaccacaGGTCTccgctgtattatacagtattacctcagTTCTCCCCTGTATTATACAGCATTACCTCAGGTCTCCCCAGTATTATACAGCATTACCTCAGGTCTCCccagtattatacagtattacctcaggtctcccctgtattatacagtattacctcaggtctcctcAATATTATACACTTACCTCAGGTCtcccctgtattatacagtattacctcaggtctcctcagtattatacagtattatcTCAGGTCTccgctgtattatacagtattacatcAGGTCTccgctgtattatacagtattacatcAGGTCTccgctgtattatacagtattaccacaGGTCTCCGCTGTATTATACAGCATTACCTCAGGTCTCCCCAGTATTATACAGCATTACCTCAGGTCTCCccagtattatacagtattacctcaggtctccccagtattatacagtattacctcaggtctcccctgtattgtacattattacctcaggtctcccctgtattgtacattattacctcaggtctcccctgtattatacagtattacctcaggtgtcccctgtattatacagtattacctcaggtctcccctGTATTGTACAGTATTACCACAGGTCTccgctgtattatacagtattacctcaggtctcccctgtattatacagtattacctcaggtctcccctgtattatacattattacctcagttctcccctgtattatacattattacctcaggtctcccctgtattatacagtattacctcaggtcgcccttgtattatacagtattacctcaggtTTCCTCTGTATTATACATTATTACCTCAGGTCCCCcttgtattatacagtattacctcaggtcCCCCTTGTATTATacattattacctcaggtctcccctgtattgtacagtattacctcaggtctcctctgtattatacagtattacctcaggtctcccctgtattatacagtattacctcaggtctcccctGTATTATAGATTAAATCCTCAGGTCTCCTCTGTATTGtacagtattacctcaggtctcccctgtattatacattattacctcaggtctcctcagtattatacagtattacctcaggtctcccctgtattatacagtattacctcaggtctcctctgtattatacattatttcctcaggtctcctctgtattgtacattattacctcaggtctcccctgtattatacattattacctcaggtctcctcagtattatacagtattacctcaggtctcccctgtattatacattatttcctcaggtctcctctgtattgtacagtattacctcaggtctcctctgtattgtacagtattacctcaggtctcctcagtattacctcaggtctcccctGTATTATACATTATTACCTTAGGTCTCCtcagtattatacagtattacctcaggtctcctcagtattatacagtattacctcaggtctcccctgtattatacagtattacctcaggtctcccctgtattatacagtattacctcaggtctcccctgtattatacagtattacctcaggtctcccctgtattatacagtattacctcaggtctcccctgtattatacagtatcacctcaggtctcccctgtattatacagtatctcctcaggtctcccctgtattgtacagtattacctcaggtctcccctgtattgtacagtattacctcaggtctcccctgtattatacagtattacctcaggtctcccctgtattatacaactagctgatatacccggcttcgcccgagttaatttggtactggtgtttatctggtgttcacacggaaaagcttatgaagtcgtggttactttagagatactgaggaaaaaaaatatgttcaccattttgcatagttctctgcgttacccaggaaacaccacgtgcaggtaaccatgcgacgtttcctttatataaaatgacatcaggaagtaagagaattagattacatacataaaatttggacactaattcttttgcgcttagaattgaataatcgagttgggacccattagcgttttctatttatgacataatcaatgcttgtgccaaatttcacgtttctatgacagcagaaagtgaaaaaattacattccgcatgtaaaatttcgacgccaattcttttgcgctagaatttaataatcgagttgggacccattggcttttcctatgtatgacataatcaatgcttgtgccaaatttcccgtttctatgacaccggaaagtgaaaatattatattccgtatgtaaaatttcgacgccaattcttttgcgctataattgaataatcgagttgttacctatgaacttttcctatttatgacataatcaatgctcgtgccaaatttcacgttttttatgacaccggaaagtgaaaaaattacattccgcacgtaaaatatggacgctaattcttttgcgcatgaaattgaataatggagttgggacccattagcttttcctatttttgacataatcaatgcctgtgccaaattttatgtttctatgacaccggaaagtgaaaaaattacattccgtacgtaaaatttcgacgccaattattttgcgctagaattgaataatggagttgggacccattagcttttcttatttatgacataatcaatgctcgtgccaaatttcctgtttctatgacaccggaaagggaagaaattacattccgcacgtaaaatttcgacgccaattcttttgcgcatagaattgaataatcgagttgggacctatgaacttttcctattcatgacataatcaatgctcgtgccaaatttcccgtttctatgacaccggaaagtgagaaaattagattccgtacataaaatttggacgctaattcttttgcgcatagaattgaataatcgagttgggacctattagcttttcctatttatgtcataatcaatgcccatgccaaattttaggtttctaagtagagatgagcgagcaccaaaatgctcgggtgctcgttcctcgagacgaatttttcgcgatgctcgagggtttgtttcgagtaacgaaccccattgaagtcaatgggcgacccgagcatttttgtatatcgccaatgctcgctaaggttttcatttgtgaaaatcggggcaattcaagaaagtgatgggaacgacacagaaacggatagggcaggcgaggggctacatgttgggctgcatctcaagttcccaggtcccactattaagccacaatagcggcaagagtggcccccccctcccaacaatttttacttctgaaaagccctcattagcatggcataccttagctaagcaccacactacctccaacaaagcacaatcactgcctgcatgacactctgctgccacttctcctgggttacatgctgccaattcccccccccccccccacgacccagtgtccacagcgcacaccaaactgtccctgcccagccttcagctgccctcatgccacaccaccctcatgtctatttataagtgcgtctgccacaggaaaagcaggcacacactgcagagggttggcacggctaggcagcgaccctctttaaaagtggcggggcgatagcccacaatgctgtacagaagcaatgagaaatccaatcctgtgccacctccatctggagctgcacacgtgggcatagcaatggggaacctatgtgccacacactattcattctgtcaaggtgtctgcacgccccagtcagaccgcggttttttataaatagtcacaggcaggtacaactccgcaatgggaattccgtgtgcacccacagcatgggtggctccctggaacccacccgctgtacataaatgtatcccattgcagtgcccatcacagctgaggtagtaatgtcgtgcttaatgcaggtgggcttcggcccacactgcatgccccagtcagactggggttctttagaagtggaaacagatgcatttacaactccctgtggaccgacagcatgggtgggtgccaggaagccaccggcggtacataaaaatatcccattgcattgcccatcacagctgaggtagtaatgtcatgtttaatgcacgtgggcttcggcccacactgcatgccccagtcagactggggttctttagaagtggaaacagatgcatttacaactccctgtggacccacagcatgggtgggtgccaggaagccaccggcggtacataaaaatatcccattgcagtgcccaacacagcggatgtaacatcagctgtaatgcaggtgggcaaaaaattaattggattacactgtaggcgagggcccccaaaaattgctgtatcaacagtactaatgtacatcagaa
This window encodes:
- the LOC136576229 gene encoding uncharacterized protein; the protein is MAEDATPSHRADSGEEQQPSPAREATPPPSPEASQEEAVAPEPPASETSAEGSPWSLPSLMSPQPLVEVERPSMDPGRPVTAWRDVPPDERVAWYFQEISLCHLQIV